One Flavobacteriales bacterium DNA segment encodes these proteins:
- a CDS encoding type III pantothenate kinase, with product MLKLTIDQGNTSTKVALFEEEKLLQKMSEVDFSDVSKYVKEAERVILSSVKSKSEYINLSHSHFISLTTDMPVPIENRYLTPKTLGKDRLALAVGAHHLYPNQDVLILDMGTCLTYDFLNAKGQYLGGSISPGLSMRFNALHHFTDGLPLVNQQDSPTLIGDTTEDSILSGVINGMSSEIDGIIQRYINNYPNIKIIITGGDANFFDKGLKNTIFASPDLLMIGLNKILDYNEAYF from the coding sequence ATGCTTAAATTAACAATAGACCAAGGAAATACCTCTACAAAAGTAGCGTTGTTCGAAGAAGAAAAATTACTTCAAAAGATGTCTGAAGTAGATTTTAGTGATGTTTCTAAGTATGTAAAAGAGGCGGAAAGGGTTATATTATCATCCGTAAAGTCTAAAAGTGAGTACATAAACCTTTCTCACTCTCATTTTATAAGTCTCACTACAGATATGCCCGTCCCTATTGAAAATCGGTATTTAACCCCTAAAACATTAGGTAAAGATAGACTAGCTTTAGCCGTTGGTGCACATCATCTCTATCCTAATCAAGATGTTTTAATTTTAGATATGGGTACTTGTTTGACTTATGATTTCCTTAATGCTAAAGGGCAGTATTTAGGTGGAAGCATATCTCCTGGACTATCTATGCGTTTCAATGCTTTACATCATTTTACAGATGGATTACCTCTTGTAAATCAGCAAGATTCGCCTACGTTGATTGGTGATACTACAGAAGACTCTATTTTATCTGGTGTAATTAATGGAATGTCTTCTGAAATAGATGGCATAATTCAGCGTTACATTAACAATTACCCAAACATCAAAATAATAATTACTGGGGGTGACGCTAATTTTTTTGATAAGGGATTAAAAAACACCATATTTGCATCCCCAGATTTATTAATGATTGGGCTAAACAAAATTTTAGATTATAATGAAGCATATTTTTAG
- the mrdA gene encoding penicillin-binding protein 2, which translates to MRKFENRPYIIGGFFSVIIIIFIVRLFSIQVVDDSFKTSSENNVIRKETDHPRRGLIYDRNNELIVYNEAAYDLMITPNQANKIDTNLICSLLEIDTLALDRRLEKAKTYSMYKSSVFMKQISVETYTKLQENMFLMPGFYVQARTLRKYPYSTASHLLGYVGEVNQRIIKKDPYYKEGDYMGISGIEKAYEDKLKGIKGEKLLLRDVHNNIKGSFKNGKFDTKSISGKNLTSTIDIFLQNYGEQLMKNKRGSIVAIEPSTGEILCLVSAPSYDPNTLVGRKRSENYTILNNDSISKPLFNRAALAQYPPGSTFKLINALIGLQEKVISRNTHFECDDGFVYGEEKRKMKCHEHRSPLNLEESIATSCNAYFCNVYKSIIENYPSTYEGYDAWRNYVVSFGLGNWLNNDLPTGQKGFVPKKNYYDRIYGKKRWKSLTNLSLSIGQDALLTTPIQMANMTAAIANRGYYYTPHIIKEIENDSVETRFKNKIYTEIDSSYFNIVIKGMQEVVENKELGTSNVAKMKDMIVCGKTGTAQNPHGEDHSIFIGFAPKDNPKIALAVYVENGGWGSTWAVPIGSLMIEKYINDTISRSYLEERIVKGEIKY; encoded by the coding sequence GTGAGAAAGTTTGAAAATAGACCCTATATAATTGGTGGATTTTTCAGTGTTATAATAATCATTTTTATAGTTCGATTGTTTTCTATTCAAGTTGTTGACGATAGCTTCAAAACGTCTTCAGAAAATAATGTTATTAGAAAAGAAACAGACCACCCCAGAAGAGGTCTTATTTATGACAGAAACAATGAACTCATTGTATATAATGAAGCTGCGTACGATTTAATGATAACTCCTAATCAAGCCAACAAAATTGACACTAACTTAATTTGCTCGTTATTAGAAATTGACACACTAGCATTAGACAGAAGACTTGAAAAAGCAAAGACATATTCCATGTATAAGTCTAGTGTTTTTATGAAACAAATTTCTGTCGAAACGTACACCAAGTTACAAGAGAATATGTTTTTGATGCCTGGTTTCTATGTTCAAGCCAGAACATTAAGAAAATACCCCTATTCAACTGCAAGTCACCTATTGGGTTATGTTGGAGAAGTCAATCAACGAATTATTAAGAAAGACCCGTATTATAAGGAAGGCGATTATATGGGGATTAGTGGTATCGAAAAGGCTTATGAAGACAAGCTCAAAGGCATCAAAGGTGAAAAGTTATTGCTCAGGGATGTTCATAATAACATTAAAGGAAGTTTCAAAAATGGAAAGTTTGATACAAAATCTATTTCTGGAAAAAACCTAACTTCTACAATTGATATTTTTCTTCAAAATTATGGCGAACAACTTATGAAAAATAAGCGAGGGAGCATAGTAGCAATCGAGCCCTCAACAGGTGAAATTTTATGTCTAGTTTCAGCCCCTAGTTACGACCCCAATACTCTTGTTGGACGTAAGCGTTCTGAAAACTATACTATTTTAAATAATGATAGTATTAGCAAACCATTATTTAATAGAGCAGCACTTGCCCAGTATCCACCAGGCTCAACCTTTAAACTCATTAATGCCCTAATTGGCTTGCAAGAAAAAGTAATAAGCCGCAACACTCATTTCGAATGTGACGATGGCTTTGTTTATGGCGAAGAAAAAAGAAAAATGAAATGCCATGAGCACCGTTCTCCTCTAAATTTGGAAGAATCCATTGCAACTTCGTGTAACGCTTATTTTTGTAACGTTTACAAATCCATTATTGAAAACTACCCTTCCACTTATGAAGGCTATGATGCTTGGCGAAACTATGTAGTAAGTTTCGGTCTTGGAAATTGGTTAAACAATGATTTACCAACTGGACAGAAAGGCTTTGTTCCTAAAAAAAACTACTACGATAGGATTTATGGTAAAAAACGATGGAAGTCATTAACAAACCTATCCTTGTCTATTGGCCAAGATGCTCTTCTGACAACCCCTATTCAAATGGCGAATATGACAGCTGCCATAGCAAATAGAGGCTATTATTATACTCCTCACATCATCAAGGAAATAGAAAACGATAGTGTTGAGACGCGTTTTAAAAACAAAATATACACAGAAATAGATTCTTCTTATTTTAACATAGTCATTAAAGGAATGCAAGAAGTGGTAGAAAATAAAGAACTCGGCACTTCCAATGTTGCTAAAATGAAGGATATGATAGTATGTGGAAAAACAGGAACGGCACAAAATCCACATGGCGAAGATCATTCTATTTTTATTGGCTTTGCACCAAAGGATAATCCAAAAATAGCATTAGCAGTTTATGTGGAAAATGGTGGCTGGGGCTCTACATGGGCAGTGCCAATTGGTAGCTTGATGATTGAAAAATACATTAACGATACCATTAGCAGGTCGTATTTAGAGGAACGTATCGTAAAAGGAGAAATAAAGTATTAA
- a CDS encoding rod shape-determining protein MreD has product MGYINPYIYLMFLFLLPVSKKNQNFLLLIAFLTGIIIDGFQNSMGLHTFACVLVMYLKRPILLSLIPQLKNKTQNNIVFSLNEFGLPVTIIYTSSLVFIHHFALFFIEAFQFDLGNILLRTIASGLVSSILLIIFQFLNVRNSLK; this is encoded by the coding sequence ATGGGCTATATCAACCCATACATTTACCTCATGTTCTTGTTCCTTTTACCAGTAAGTAAGAAAAACCAAAACTTTTTACTACTGATAGCATTTTTAACAGGAATAATCATAGATGGCTTTCAAAACTCTATGGGATTACACACCTTTGCGTGTGTTCTTGTCATGTACCTAAAGCGTCCAATATTACTTTCATTAATTCCTCAATTGAAGAATAAAACTCAAAACAATATTGTCTTCTCATTAAATGAGTTTGGCTTACCAGTTACAATTATATACACCTCAAGTTTAGTGTTTATTCATCATTTTGCATTGTTTTTTATTGAAGCATTTCAATTCGATTTAGGAAATATTCTTTTACGAACAATAGCTAGCGGATTGGTAAGCTCCATTTTGCTAATTATTTTCCAATTTTTGAACGTTAGAAATTCATTGAAGTGA
- the lptC gene encoding LPS export ABC transporter periplasmic protein LptC: MFSCSNDLEKIKEISIQNQSVFPVETIKDCEIIYSDSSKVRVLLSAAVMNRFDNEKKYIEIQNGLKVQFFDESGKKESELLSDYAIIDEENDIMQAQKNVIVRNVNGDVLESETLNWSQEKKEIFTDDFIKITTANEVIFGQGLVSNQNFTKYTIKKIKGTISIER; the protein is encoded by the coding sequence TTGTTTTCATGTTCAAATGACTTAGAAAAAATTAAAGAAATTTCGATACAAAACCAATCTGTATTTCCAGTTGAAACCATTAAGGACTGCGAAATAATATACAGTGATTCTTCAAAAGTTAGAGTGTTGTTAAGTGCTGCTGTTATGAATAGATTTGACAACGAAAAAAAATACATAGAAATTCAGAATGGACTAAAAGTGCAATTCTTTGATGAAAGCGGTAAAAAGGAATCCGAATTATTATCAGATTATGCCATTATTGATGAAGAAAATGATATAATGCAAGCCCAAAAAAATGTAATAGTACGTAATGTAAATGGTGATGTTTTAGAAAGCGAAACATTAAACTGGAGTCAAGAAAAAAAAGAGATTTTTACCGATGATTTTATAAAGATTACAACAGCAAATGAAGTCATATTCGGTCAAGGTTTAGTCTCTAATCAAAATTTCACTAAATACACCATAAAAAAAATAAAAGGAACTATTTCAATAGAGCGCTAA
- the rodA gene encoding rod shape-determining protein RodA, producing MRFKKQIFDHVDWWTISMYLVLVLIGWLNIYAALYNENYEIFDFSQKYGRQMVWILVAFVIALFILFFNWKFFEGFAYIIYFISLLSLIGVLLFGIEVNGATSWLDIGFSRIQPSEFAKVASCMAVAKFLSTLNISLDKFKNKVIVGLIVLCPFLLIILQNDTGSALVYSAFILVFYRFGLPANFLIFAIVTAILFITSIIVSKIVLIIILSCLAIFFFIISSRKLREFIIIVSLLISSIGFIYSVDYVFDNVLEPHHVSRIKILLGQESDPQGAGYNVNQSMIAIGSGGFAGKGFLNGTQTKFNFVPEQSTDFIFCTIGEEWGFIGSFLLLALYLAFLLRLIYLAERQRSIFSKVFGYGVVSVLFFHIAINIAMTIGLAPVIGIPLPFISYGGSSLWGFTILIFIFINLDSYRLQVLR from the coding sequence ATGCGATTTAAGAAACAAATATTTGACCACGTCGATTGGTGGACCATCTCAATGTACTTAGTATTGGTACTGATTGGGTGGCTAAATATTTATGCGGCATTATACAATGAAAATTACGAAATATTTGATTTCAGTCAAAAGTATGGTCGTCAAATGGTTTGGATATTAGTAGCTTTTGTTATTGCCCTTTTTATCTTATTTTTTAATTGGAAGTTTTTTGAAGGCTTTGCCTATATTATTTATTTCATCTCATTATTAAGCCTAATAGGAGTGTTATTGTTTGGTATTGAAGTGAACGGAGCAACATCCTGGTTGGATATTGGGTTTAGCCGAATACAGCCCTCAGAATTTGCAAAAGTAGCAAGCTGTATGGCCGTTGCTAAGTTTCTAAGCACACTTAATATCAGCTTAGATAAATTCAAAAATAAAGTGATAGTTGGACTTATAGTTCTATGTCCATTTCTACTAATTATATTACAAAACGATACAGGTTCAGCACTAGTATATTCAGCTTTTATATTAGTATTTTACCGTTTTGGTTTGCCCGCCAACTTTTTAATTTTCGCTATTGTTACAGCAATACTATTTATCACCTCTATTATTGTCTCTAAAATAGTGCTAATCATAATTCTGTCATGCCTTGCCATTTTCTTTTTCATTATTTCAAGCAGAAAATTGAGAGAGTTTATTATTATAGTTTCATTACTCATCTCAAGTATTGGTTTTATATATAGTGTCGACTATGTGTTTGATAATGTATTAGAGCCACATCATGTCAGTAGAATAAAAATTCTTTTAGGTCAAGAGAGTGACCCTCAAGGTGCAGGTTATAATGTAAATCAATCAATGATAGCAATTGGCTCTGGTGGTTTTGCGGGTAAAGGCTTTTTGAATGGCACTCAAACCAAGTTTAACTTTGTTCCTGAGCAAAGTACCGACTTCATTTTTTGTACCATTGGTGAAGAGTGGGGCTTTATTGGAAGCTTTCTATTATTAGCACTCTATTTAGCCTTTCTGCTTCGTTTAATTTATTTGGCAGAACGACAGCGGTCAATATTTAGTAAGGTATTCGGATATGGCGTTGTTAGTGTTTTGTTTTTTCATATAGCCATCAATATAGCCATGACTATTGGTTTGGCGCCGGTAATCGGTATCCCTCTACCATTTATCAGTTATGGAGGTTCTTCCCTTTGGGGCTTTACCATCCTCATTTTCATTTTTATAAATTTAGATTCATACCGACTTCAAGTATTGAGATAA
- a CDS encoding SurA N-terminal domain-containing protein, translating to MITLEKIRNRSGLLLFVIGFALLAFILTDLLSSQNGGSTPTDMVVGTVADEEIDFQMFEQRVQQTFETQKLSTPNIDIAQIRNSVWNQMVRETIFNGQFSDLGLEVSAAEIFEMVQGENPYETVKQAFSDPQTGQFDRARLLQFLKEDINNDETGQAKSQWLSFEKAIRNERQTNKYNAMVSKGLFVSDWQAKSDKDSQSEIRNASYVQIPFTTIPDSLIELSDSDLNAYIRENSEEYQQDASREIEYVVFNVSPSKEDREYAFNWIEDIKTDFANSKDDEQFTRKNSDVFNRVIFVSDSDLQDNVKSLTSADKGTVVGPFSQSSNLLRLAKLVDVSNRPDSVEARHILISGANAEERIDSIKSLIESGQSFSDLAEEFSEDRGSAANGGDLEWFAEGVMVTEFNDACFSANKGDLTVVNSQFGTHLIEVTDQSAKSKKYKVAYLDRRVEYSNTTYQNAFASAGKFAAETSTYDEFNESASTQNLTKRIADGLLANTINIPGLESPRELVKWAYDAKIGDVSDVFEFNNKIVVACLTSIKEEGLVDLEDVRSTIEPIVRNAKKSEMLLEELSQYSSLQEVESNYGVRTSAAEGLLFSNTQVPTLGNEPGFIGAVFALEEGQTSDAFTTSRGVCMVTVDKVISSPSSSNYSGARNSLISKLQSRSSFQVYQALLELADVEDNRANFY from the coding sequence ATGATAACTTTAGAAAAAATTAGAAATCGCTCAGGGCTATTACTTTTCGTAATTGGCTTTGCATTATTAGCATTTATATTAACTGATTTATTATCTTCTCAAAATGGAGGTTCTACTCCTACTGACATGGTAGTGGGAACAGTTGCTGATGAGGAAATTGACTTCCAAATGTTTGAACAAAGAGTTCAACAAACATTTGAAACTCAAAAACTTTCAACTCCAAATATTGACATTGCTCAAATCCGTAATTCAGTTTGGAATCAGATGGTAAGAGAAACGATATTTAACGGTCAATTTTCGGACTTAGGCTTAGAAGTTTCTGCAGCAGAAATATTCGAAATGGTACAAGGTGAAAATCCGTACGAGACTGTAAAACAAGCATTTTCAGACCCTCAAACCGGTCAATTTGATAGAGCGCGACTATTGCAATTCTTAAAAGAAGATATCAATAACGATGAAACTGGTCAGGCAAAATCACAATGGTTAAGCTTTGAAAAAGCAATCCGTAATGAACGTCAAACTAACAAGTATAATGCTATGGTTAGTAAGGGCTTATTTGTTTCTGACTGGCAAGCCAAATCTGACAAAGACTCACAAAGTGAGATAAGAAATGCATCTTACGTTCAAATTCCATTTACAACTATTCCTGATAGCTTGATTGAGTTGTCGGATAGTGACTTAAACGCTTACATCAGAGAGAATAGTGAGGAGTACCAGCAAGATGCTTCAAGAGAAATAGAATATGTTGTATTCAATGTATCTCCTTCAAAAGAAGATAGAGAATATGCATTTAATTGGATAGAAGATATAAAAACAGATTTCGCTAATTCTAAAGATGACGAGCAGTTTACTAGAAAAAACTCTGATGTATTCAACAGAGTGATTTTTGTTTCAGATAGCGATTTACAAGATAATGTGAAATCACTTACCAGTGCTGATAAGGGAACTGTAGTAGGTCCTTTTTCTCAGTCTTCTAATTTACTAAGATTAGCCAAGTTGGTGGATGTTTCAAACAGACCAGATTCTGTTGAAGCAAGACATATATTAATTAGTGGTGCTAATGCTGAAGAAAGAATTGACAGCATCAAATCACTTATTGAGTCAGGACAATCGTTTTCTGATTTAGCCGAGGAATTTTCTGAAGATAGAGGTTCTGCAGCTAATGGAGGAGATTTAGAATGGTTTGCCGAGGGAGTAATGGTAACAGAGTTTAATGATGCTTGCTTCTCTGCAAATAAAGGTGATTTAACAGTTGTAAACTCTCAGTTTGGAACACACCTTATTGAAGTTACAGACCAATCTGCAAAATCTAAAAAATACAAAGTAGCTTATTTAGACCGTAGGGTAGAGTATAGCAATACTACTTATCAAAATGCTTTTGCTTCTGCAGGAAAATTTGCTGCTGAAACAAGCACATACGATGAGTTCAATGAGTCGGCATCAACTCAAAATTTAACAAAAAGAATAGCTGATGGCTTATTAGCTAACACTATTAACATTCCTGGTTTAGAAAGTCCAAGAGAGTTAGTAAAATGGGCTTACGATGCTAAAATAGGAGATGTTTCAGATGTATTCGAGTTTAACAATAAAATAGTTGTTGCTTGCCTTACCTCTATTAAAGAAGAAGGTTTAGTGGATCTCGAAGATGTTCGTTCAACTATCGAACCAATAGTAAGAAATGCTAAAAAATCTGAAATGCTTTTGGAGGAACTTTCTCAATATAGTTCACTTCAAGAAGTTGAATCAAATTATGGCGTAAGAACTAGTGCTGCTGAGGGATTACTTTTCTCAAACACTCAAGTTCCAACTTTAGGAAATGAACCTGGTTTTATCGGTGCTGTTTTTGCATTAGAAGAAGGACAAACATCTGATGCTTTCACTACTTCTAGAGGTGTTTGCATGGTAACAGTTGATAAAGTAATTTCATCGCCTTCTTCATCCAATTACTCGGGAGCTAGAAATTCCCTCATTTCTAAGCTGCAAAGCAGGTCGTCATTTCAAGTATATCAAGCCTTATTAGAGCTTGCAGATGTAGAAGACAATAGAGCCAACTTCTATTAA
- a CDS encoding HlyC/CorC family transporter, producing MTVWSIILITIILSAFFSGMEIAYVSSNKLKLELDKQSNSFVSNMLQKLLHSPSRFIATMLVGNNISLVIYGICMAKILEPKIETYTQSPFLVLLIQTFISTLLILVSAEFLPKAFFRLHPNRFLKAGIGPLAFFYYLLAPIVSIILYLSKKGLKILGMALVEDSPVFGKIDLEEYLKLHIDDIENKNLDVEVHILQNALDFSNVKVRECMLPRTEIVAIELSKPIEELRDIFIKTKLSKVLIYKDNIDKIIGYAHSNEMFSSPKNIKSILIPIPYVPESMLAIDMLELFIKKRKGVAVVVDEFGGTSGMLTVEDVVEEILGDIEDEHDNENELEKQLNETTFKFSARLEIDYLNDKYHFNLPKSEEYETLGGLLISHLEEIPDKNTEISIGDYRFLIEEVSNNKIDEITIVKTE from the coding sequence ATGACAGTTTGGTCAATTATACTAATCACTATTATCCTTTCAGCCTTTTTTTCTGGGATGGAAATTGCTTATGTCTCATCTAATAAGCTCAAGCTAGAATTGGATAAGCAATCTAATTCCTTTGTCTCCAATATGCTTCAAAAGCTTTTGCACTCGCCCTCACGATTTATTGCTACAATGCTAGTTGGTAACAATATCTCATTAGTCATCTATGGAATTTGTATGGCTAAAATTTTAGAGCCAAAAATTGAAACATATACTCAATCTCCATTTTTAGTTCTTCTGATACAAACTTTTATATCAACTTTGCTTATACTAGTGAGTGCTGAGTTCTTGCCAAAAGCATTTTTTAGGCTCCACCCTAATCGCTTCTTGAAGGCAGGTATAGGTCCACTAGCGTTTTTCTATTACTTGCTAGCACCCATAGTTTCAATAATCCTTTACCTATCTAAAAAGGGACTTAAAATATTAGGAATGGCTTTGGTTGAAGATTCACCTGTATTTGGAAAAATTGACTTAGAAGAATATCTAAAATTACATATAGATGATATTGAAAATAAAAACCTTGATGTTGAGGTTCATATACTTCAAAATGCACTTGATTTTTCAAATGTTAAGGTCAGAGAATGTATGCTGCCAAGAACTGAAATTGTAGCTATAGAATTATCAAAACCTATTGAAGAACTTCGCGATATATTTATCAAAACAAAATTATCTAAGGTGCTTATTTACAAAGATAATATTGATAAAATTATAGGCTATGCACATTCAAATGAAATGTTTAGTTCTCCAAAAAACATTAAGTCCATATTGATTCCAATTCCATACGTCCCAGAAAGTATGTTGGCAATTGACATGCTTGAGTTATTTATCAAAAAAAGAAAAGGTGTGGCAGTCGTTGTAGATGAGTTTGGAGGCACTTCAGGTATGTTAACGGTAGAGGATGTTGTAGAAGAGATTCTAGGAGATATTGAAGACGAACATGACAATGAAAACGAGTTAGAAAAGCAGCTTAACGAAACTACATTTAAGTTTTCTGCTCGTTTGGAGATTGATTATTTAAACGATAAATACCATTTCAATCTTCCGAAATCGGAAGAATACGAAACCCTTGGTGGATTACTTATTAGCCATTTGGAAGAAATTCCTGATAAGAATACCGAAATTTCAATAGGTGACTATCGGTTTCTGATTGAAGAGGTTTCCAACAATAAAATAGACGAAATTACTATTGTAAAAACTGAGTAG